The Sulfurihydrogenibium azorense Az-Fu1 genome contains the following window.
TACGCACCTTATTGATGCTTCAAAAATAGAAGAAAAAATCACACCTAAAACAAAGGCCATAATACCTGTTCATTACTCAGGACAACCAGCCGATATGGATGAAATTCTTGAAATAGCAAAAAAATACAACCTTTTTGTTATAGAAGATGCTGCTCACTCTTTACCTGCTTGGTATAAAGGTAGAATAGTAGGGATAATAGGAGATATAACAGCTTTTAGCTTCTATGCAACAAAAACACTTGCTACTGGCGAAGGCGGAATGATAACAACAGATAACGACGAATGGGCTGAAAAAATCAGAATATTGAGACTACACGGCATAAGCAAAGATGCTTGGAAAAGGTATTCAAAAGAAGGAAGCTGGGAGTATGATGTTTTAGACAATGGGTATAAGTATAATATGACAGATATTAACGCAGCTTTAGGTCTTGCACAGCTTAAAAAACTTCATTGGATGTGGGAAGAAAGAGTAAGAATAGCCGATGCTTATAATCATGCCTTTAAAGAATATGAAGAATTAATACCTTATATTGTAAAAAGTGATAGAGTTTCATCTTGGCATCTTTATCCATTAAAACTAAACTTAGAAGCTCTAAAAATAAGTAGAAATCAATTTATAGAAGAACTTAAAAGTAGGGGAATAGGAACTAGTATTCATTTTATACCTTTATATAGGTTTTCTTACTATAAAGATCAAGGATACGATAAAAACTATCCTAATAGTGAATGGATTTTTGAGAAAGTTTTATCTTTACCTATTTTCCCTGGAATGACTCAACAAGAGGTAAACTATATAATTGAAAATGTTATAGATATTGTAAATAAGAACAAAAGGTAATGAAATGATTTATAGGAAATATATAAAAAGAATTATAGACTTTTTATTAGCTTTAATAGGAATTATCCTTCTAATACCTTTTTTTATTATAATAGCTATTCTCATAAAAAAAGAAGATGGTGGTAGTATATTCTTTAAACAAGTTCGAGTAGGACAATATGGAAAACCTTTCAGAATTTACAAGTTTAGAACTATGGTAGAAAATGCTGGAAAGATGGGCTCTCAGGTGACAAAAGGAGATGACCCAAGAATTACAAAGATAGGAAAGTTTTTAAGAAAATACAAATTAGATGAACTTCCTCAACTTATAAATGTATTAAAGGGTGATATGAGTTTAGTAGGTCCAAGACCAGAAGTTCCAAAGTATGTTGAAGTTTATAAAGAAGACTATAACGAGATATTGAAAGTTAAACCTGGTATCACTGATTATGCTACTTTAGAATATGTAGACGAAGAAGAGATACTAAAAGGTGCTAATGATGTAGAAAAAGTCTATCTTGAAAAGGTGTTACCTGAAAAAATAAAATATTATAAAAAATATATTAACGATATTAGCTTTTTGACAGATTTAAAACTTATTTTAAAAACTCTTAAAAAGATAATAAGATGAGAAAAATAAAAGATTTTTTAAAAAAAATATTTGAACCTACAAAAGCAAAAAGATTTTTGTTTTTTTTATTTAATGATTTACTAATTTTCATGTTTAGCTTTATTTTCTCTTTTTACTTAAGATTTGAGTTTAACATACCAGAAAATTATAAAAGTTCAATAATTTACTGGGTAATACCTTTAACTTTAGGTAAAGTGTTAATTTTCTATTTTTTAGATATTTATAAATTAAACTGGAGATTCGTTGGACTTCGTGAACTCTCAAAAATTTTCTTAGGTTTACTTTCCTTTTTTGTAGTTATTTTCTTTTTGAATTATCTCCTACAGAAAAATTTTAACTCTTTGTCTATTCCTCAATCTGTTTTAGTTATAGATTTTTTCATATCTCTAATTTTAATTGGATCGCTTAGAATCTCAAAAAGGATTTATTTAGAAATTTTTTCTATAAATAAAAGTGGTAAAAGAACACTTATAGTAGGTGCAGGGTCAACAGGAGAAAGGATTGTAAGAGGTTTAATAAAAGATCCAAATTATAATCCTGTAGGATTTGTAGATGACGATCCTAACAAATTAGGTACTACTATTCACGGTGTACCTGTTTTAAACAGCCTAGATAATATTCAAGATGTTATTAAGGAGAATAGAATAGAGTCTGTTATTTTAGCTATTCCAAGTCTTAATCATAGAGAGATAAAAAGATTATACAATTTTATTAAAGAGCAAGGAATAAATGATATAAAAATAGTACCAAGTTTAAAAAACCTCCCTAACAACATAGAACTATCAGTAAAAACTTTAAAGGACATCTCTATAGAAGACTTACTATTTAGAGAGGAAATTAATATAGATAAAGATAAAGTCACAAAATTTTTAAAAGGAAAGAAAATATTTATCTCAGGAGCTGGTGGATCAATAGGCAGTGAAATAGTAAGACAAGTTATAGATTTCAATCCATGTATGATAATAGCCTTTGAGATAGATGAAACGGAACTTTATAATCTAACTTTAGAAGTTTTAGATAAATGCAAAGGATATGGAATAGAGTTTATTCCAATAGTAGGAGATATAAGAAATAAGGACAAATTAGATAATATTTTCAAAAAGTATGCTCCTAAAATAGTTTTTCATGCTGCAGCCTATAAACACGTTCCTCTAATGGAGTATTTTCCTGAAGAAGCTGTAAAAACAAATGTATTTGGTACTTATAACCTTGCCGATGTATCTGTAAAATATAAAGTTGAAAAGTTTGTTAATATTTCTACTGACAAAGCGGTAAATCCAACAAGTATAATGGGAGCTACTAAAAGACTTGCAGAGATAATATGTAATAGTTTTAATCAGGTAAACATAACTAAATTTATATCTGTGAGATTTGGAAACGTACTGGGAAGTCGTGGAAGTGTAATACCAATTTTTTTAGAACAAATTAAAAAAGGTGGTCCAGTAACTGTAACACATCCAGAAATGCAAAGATATTTTATGACTATTCCAGAAGCAGTATTACTTGTATTACAAGCTGCAGCGATGGGAGAAGGAGGAGAAATTTTTGTTCTTGATATGGGAGAACCTATAAAAATAGTTAAACTTGCAGAAGAACTAATTAGATTACAAAACTTAGAGCCTTACAAAGATATAGAAATTGTTTTTTCAGGTTTAAGACCGGGAGAAAAGCTGTTCGAAGAGTTATTAACAGCAGAAGAAGGTACAGATAAAACCTACCATGAAAAAATATATATAGCGAAAAATCCAAAGTTTATGACTTTACAAGATTTAGATTACTACTTAAAAGAATTAGAAAAAATAATAGAATTATGTCCTGAGAATATAAAAGACTTTTTAAAAAAGATAGTTCCATTTTATACTGATAACAAAGATTGATTCCTATTTATGGTGAGGTTATTAATTGGCTTTAATCCAAAAACTTGTTTAAATAGATTGTTTATACCATCTGGATATAATTGCAAACTTAATAGAGGAAATTACATAAAAAGACAACAAAGATATCGCAAAATCATAGAAAATTTAGCAAAGAATTACAAAAATGTAAAAATCCTTGATCCTGAAGATATTTTTTGTGATGATAGCTACTGCTATTTATATAAAGACGGTAAGATCTTATATTCTGATGATGATCATGTAAGTAAATATGGTTCTTTTCTTATTGCAAAAAAGATAAGAAGTTTACTTAACATTAGAGAATAAAAAAGTATAAAATAATTTTTCTACAGGAGGAATTTTATGAAAGCTGTTATACTTGCAGGTGGAAGTGGGACGAGGTTGTTTCCGTTATCAAGAAAAAATTACCCAAAACAGTTTTTAAAAATAGGAAGTAGTAAATCCTTATTTCAAAATACAGTTTTAAGATTATCTCCAATCTCAAAAGATCCAATCATAATTACAAATAAAGAGTATAAATTCCACGTTATAAATCAACTTAAAGAAATAGGAATAACCAACTACCATCTAATAGAAGAACCTGTTGGTAGAAACACAGCTCCTGCTATTGCTTTAGCCCTAAAGTTTGCAATAGAGCAGTTAGACCTCCCAGAAGACGAGGTTTTAGGTATATTCCCTTCAGACCACCTTATAGAACCAACTGACCTTTTTGTAGATTATGTAAAAAAAGCAGAAAAAGTAGCAAAAGATTACCTTATAACCTTTGGAATAAAACCAACAAAACCAGAAACAGGATACGGCTACATAGAGTCAGGAGAAAAAATTAACGATTACACATACAAAGTAGTAAAATTCCACGAAAAACCTTCATTAGAAAAAGCCCAATCCTACATACAAAAAGGAAACTACTACTGGAACAGTGGGATGTTTGCCTTTACTATCTCAAATATCCTTCAAGAACTAAAAAAACACAGCCTAGACATATATCAACTTTTCCAAGAAAACTCTTACCAATCCTTACTTGAAAACTTTCAAAATATGCCAGATATATCCATAGATTATGCCATAATGGAAAAAACAGGCAAAGCAGCTGTCATACCTCTTGACCTAAAATGGTCTGACCTTGGGTCATGGGATAGCGTTTATCAAACCTTAGACAAAGACCAAAACCAAAACGTAAAAGAAGGAAAAGTAGTAGACATAGATACAAAAAACTCTGTAATAATTTCAAACAAAAGATTAATAACCACAATATCAGTAGAAGATTTAATAATAGTAGAAACAGACGATGTTATCCTTATAGCCAAAAAAGGAGAAACTCAAAAAGTAAAAGATTTAGTAAACACCTTAAAAGAAAACCCACAGTATAAAGAAACAACAGAGATACATAAAACAGTCTACAGGCCTTGGGGAAGCTATACAGAGCTTGAAGAAGGAG
Protein-coding sequences here:
- a CDS encoding SGNH hydrolase domain-containing protein codes for the protein MVRLLIGFNPKTCLNRLFIPSGYNCKLNRGNYIKRQQRYRKIIENLAKNYKNVKILDPEDIFCDDSYCYLYKDGKILYSDDDHVSKYGSFLIAKKIRSLLNIRE
- a CDS encoding polysaccharide biosynthesis protein; translation: MRKIKDFLKKIFEPTKAKRFLFFLFNDLLIFMFSFIFSFYLRFEFNIPENYKSSIIYWVIPLTLGKVLIFYFLDIYKLNWRFVGLRELSKIFLGLLSFFVVIFFLNYLLQKNFNSLSIPQSVLVIDFFISLILIGSLRISKRIYLEIFSINKSGKRTLIVGAGSTGERIVRGLIKDPNYNPVGFVDDDPNKLGTTIHGVPVLNSLDNIQDVIKENRIESVILAIPSLNHREIKRLYNFIKEQGINDIKIVPSLKNLPNNIELSVKTLKDISIEDLLFREEINIDKDKVTKFLKGKKIFISGAGGSIGSEIVRQVIDFNPCMIIAFEIDETELYNLTLEVLDKCKGYGIEFIPIVGDIRNKDKLDNIFKKYAPKIVFHAAAYKHVPLMEYFPEEAVKTNVFGTYNLADVSVKYKVEKFVNISTDKAVNPTSIMGATKRLAEIICNSFNQVNITKFISVRFGNVLGSRGSVIPIFLEQIKKGGPVTVTHPEMQRYFMTIPEAVLLVLQAAAMGEGGEIFVLDMGEPIKIVKLAEELIRLQNLEPYKDIEIVFSGLRPGEKLFEELLTAEEGTDKTYHEKIYIAKNPKFMTLQDLDYYLKELEKIIELCPENIKDFLKKIVPFYTDNKD
- a CDS encoding mannose-1-phosphate guanylyltransferase/mannose-6-phosphate isomerase, giving the protein MKAVILAGGSGTRLFPLSRKNYPKQFLKIGSSKSLFQNTVLRLSPISKDPIIITNKEYKFHVINQLKEIGITNYHLIEEPVGRNTAPAIALALKFAIEQLDLPEDEVLGIFPSDHLIEPTDLFVDYVKKAEKVAKDYLITFGIKPTKPETGYGYIESGEKINDYTYKVVKFHEKPSLEKAQSYIQKGNYYWNSGMFAFTISNILQELKKHSLDIYQLFQENSYQSLLENFQNMPDISIDYAIMEKTGKAAVIPLDLKWSDLGSWDSVYQTLDKDQNQNVKEGKVVDIDTKNSVIISNKRLITTISVEDLIIVETDDVILIAKKGETQKVKDLVNTLKENPQYKETTEIHKTVYRPWGSYTELEEGERYRIKRIVVNPGESLSMQMHHHRSEHWVVVRGTAKVILEDIYGKERKEYYIHENESIYVPKSTKHRLSNPGKIPLEIIEIQVGEYVKEDDIIRFEDNYGRT
- a CDS encoding DegT/DnrJ/EryC1/StrS family aminotransferase, with the protein product MQIPFHRPYITEDEINEVVDSLKKGWITMGYKTVEFENRFKEYIGSKNAVAVNSCTAGLHLALRAIGLKEGDEVIVPTITFVATAEVVNYFKAKPVLVDVEKDTHLIDASKIEEKITPKTKAIIPVHYSGQPADMDEILEIAKKYNLFVIEDAAHSLPAWYKGRIVGIIGDITAFSFYATKTLATGEGGMITTDNDEWAEKIRILRLHGISKDAWKRYSKEGSWEYDVLDNGYKYNMTDINAALGLAQLKKLHWMWEERVRIADAYNHAFKEYEELIPYIVKSDRVSSWHLYPLKLNLEALKISRNQFIEELKSRGIGTSIHFIPLYRFSYYKDQGYDKNYPNSEWIFEKVLSLPIFPGMTQQEVNYIIENVIDIVNKNKR
- a CDS encoding sugar transferase; the protein is MIYRKYIKRIIDFLLALIGIILLIPFFIIIAILIKKEDGGSIFFKQVRVGQYGKPFRIYKFRTMVENAGKMGSQVTKGDDPRITKIGKFLRKYKLDELPQLINVLKGDMSLVGPRPEVPKYVEVYKEDYNEILKVKPGITDYATLEYVDEEEILKGANDVEKVYLEKVLPEKIKYYKKYINDISFLTDLKLILKTLKKIIR